CGCAGGTGACGCCGATCGCGGCGATGAAGCACAGCTTCAACCACAGCACCAGCATCACCCTCGCGTAGTTCAGCTCGAACGAGCCCGCGCTCGCGAGGATCTCGAGACTGCCCCGCTCGAAGGTGATCGAGAGCGGGTTCGCGAACTCCGTCCCGTACTGCCCGTTCCAGATGTCGACGAGCAGCGCCCCGTTCTCGTCGATCGCGTCGGCCGGGATGTCGAGCGTCTGCGCCGCGCCCAGCGAGGTCTGGCGCGGGATGAAGTACCGACCGCCCACGAGGAAGGTGAGCTCGTAGAGCGCCGAGGGCAGGTTCGACCCGGACTTCACGGTGAACCGCAGGGTGACCGGCTCGCCCCGATCACGCTCGCGCGAGAGCCCCTCGAACATGAACGCCCTGCCCGTGCCCGGGGCGATCGTGCGGTACTGGTGCTCGATCGCGGCGACGATGTCCTCGCGGATCAGAGCGCGACCCCTCGCGCTGACCGTCACCATGTCGTCGCGACGGCGCACCTCCGCGATCTCCAGCTCGACCAGCTCGTCGACGCGTTCGGCCTCGATCAGCTCGCGGATCGCCGGCTCGATCACGCGCCGGGCCGTCAGCACCTGGGTCTCGAGGATGCGCCGGTCGAGCGTCACGGGGCCCTCGCCCTGGCGAGCGACGTACGCGCGGATCTCGCCCTGGGCGGGCTGGTTGCGCAGGTACTCGGTGAACAGGAACACGCCCGACGCCGTCGCGAGCATGAGGGCCGCGTTGAGCGAGACCACGCCCAGCCACTTCCCGAGGATGTACTCGATGGGTCGCACGGGCTTGGTCATCGTCTGCCAGATGACCTTGTCGCGCTGCTCGAACGCGACGGTCGCGATCGAGAAGAACAGCGTGAGCATCAGCATGAGCCAGTACGCCCCGGCCGTGCCCCACTGCAGGAAGGTCTGCACGCGGAACCGCAAGGGGCGCCCCGGGTCCAGATACGCCGGCAGCGCCGCGAGCAGGAACACGAGCATCACGATGAAGACCACGCTGATCTTCATCCGGACCGCTTCCGCCAGCACGGTCTGCGCCACGGCGAAAACAGGGGTTCGATAGCCCAGCAGCGCGCGCACGCCCTGCAGGAGCGCCGTGAACGAGCCGGACAGCGCGACTGCGCCGCCGATCACCAGCGCCGCGCCTCGCGTCGACTCCCCGGCCCACAGCGGCGCCACCACGACCAGCGCGACCAGCCCCAGACCGACATACGTCAGCAGCACGCCCAGCCAGGTCACGACCAGCAGCACCCCGGCGACCGCCAGGATGCCGATACTCACCGCGTAGACAGGGCTCGTCGCGCCCAGCAGCCCGCGCACCGCCGTCGCGCCGGTCGCGGCGCGGGGCGCCGTCGCCCCGGCGTCAGCGGCAGTCGCCTCGGCGGCGGCCTGTCGCGCGACCTCCGCCGTGTCCGGCGCGTTGGCGAGCACCAGCCACCCGCCCAGCGCGAGCAGCGCCAGCACGACGATGACAGCGCTCGCGACCGTCTTGAAGCGAGTCGTCCCCTGCACGCGCGCGCACACGCGCAGCCACTCGCGCACCCGTGGGATCACCGCGTGCCCCCGCCCGAAGCGTCATCGTCGAGCAGCGAATCGATCACCGACCGGTCCACGTCCGCTGGGGGCGCGTTCTTCTTCGGGTCGCGCGCCTGCTCGGACGCCGGGCGCTTCTCTGGCGCCTTCGGCGCGTCGGCGAGCAGTTCGCCAAGCACGTCGTCGCGCTCGGACTGGGCGGTACGTTCCGGCGCCTTCTCGTGCGCCCCTTGGGGGGCCGAGCCGGGGCCGGGGCCGGGGGCGGGGGCCGGGGCCGGGGGCGGCTCGCCCTCGACGAGCCGGCCGATCAGGTCGTCGCCCTCGCCCTCGTCGGCGCGCAGGAACGACGCCGTGGCGCCCCCCGACTGCGCGCCGCCCGTCTCGACGCGCTCCCGGCGCGCGCGATCGACGATGTCGAGGAACAGGTCCTCGAGGCGCTGACGCGGCTTGCCGACGCGTTCGATCGCGCGCCCGGTGCGCGCGTGGATGATGCGGTCGAGCTCGGCGATGGTCGCGTCGTCGAGCGATTCGGACTCGATGACGGTGCGCTCGCGCGACTCGAGCAACTCGTCGGGCGTGCCCTCGGCGCGCTTCTTGCCGCCGTAGAGGATCACGAGACGGTCGACGCAGTCCTCGACATCGCCCAGGAGGTGGCTGGAGAGCAGCACGGTCTTGCCTCGCCGCCCCAGCTCGAGGATGAGGTCCTTGACCTGTCGCGAACCGATCGGGTCGAGCCCGCTGGTGGGCTCGTCGAGGATCAACAGTTCTGGGTCGTTGATGAGCGCCTGCGCGAGCCCGATGCGCCGGGCCATGCCCTTGGAGTACTCGCGAACCGGGCGGTGCTGGGCAGCGCCGAGCCCGACCATGTCGATCAGCTCGTCGATGCGCTTCCGACGGGTCTTGTAGTCGAGCTCGAAGAGTTTGGCGTAGTAATCGAGCGTCTCGCGCGAGTTCAGGAAGGGGTAGAGGTGCGTCTCTTCGGGCAGGTACCCGATGCGCTTCTTGATCGAGACATCCGTGGGCAGTTTGCCGAACACCGCGACGCGCCCGGAGCTCTTGTGGAGCAGCCCCAGCACGATCTTGATCGTGGTGCTCTTGCCCGACCCGTTGGGGCCGAGCAGGCCGAAGATCTCGCCTCGCTGCACGTCGAGGTCCAGCCGGTCGACGGCGCGCACGCGAGAGCGCATCCAGAAGTCCTTGAAGACCTTCGAGAGCTGCTGGCAGGCGATCACCGACTGCCCGGCCGCCGCGCCGGAACCGGCGCGAGGGAAGACCAGAGGCCTGCTGGAGGTCGACGCGGCGCTCACCGGCCCTCCTCGGCGATCTGTCGGCGCCTGCGCTCCAGTTCCGCGGCGCGCCGGGCGATCTCGCGCTGGTCGAGCGTGCGCAGCAACTGCTGCTCGTTGCGGATGCGATCGCGCTCGCGCGCGACGTCGGGGTCGCGGTTAATCAGGAGCTCGGGAAGCATCCCGGCCGGGAGGAAGTTCGTCTCCACGCTCTGGCGCGCGAAGAAGCTCGTCAGCGCCTCGGTCCACTCGCGCGTCACGAGCAGGCCAGGGTTGGTGCGGTACTGCTCGAGCTTGACGGCGAAGGTCTGCGCGAACGAGCGGTAGCGAGACTCGATCTCGGTGCGATACCGGCGCGCCCCGTTGAGAAGGTTCGTCGTCTCGCCCGACACCATCGCGCGGCGCGTCTGCCCGTCGATCTCCACGGGCTCGCCCAGCAGCAGCAGGTCGATCTGCGCGAGGATGTCCTCCGCGTTCTCGTCCTGCAGCTCGAGCGCCTGCTCGTACGCGTCGATCCGCGCGAGGATCAGCTCCGCCGCCTGCCCGGCGACCTGGCTCAGACGCTCGCGGCGCTCGCGGTCAGCCTGCTCACGGCGCTGCTCGGCCTGCGACTGCGCCGACTGCACCTCGGCGAAGCTCGAACGCAGCGACAGGGGCGGGGTGATGTCGCGCAGCGCGACCTCTTCGAGCACGATCCCAGAGCCCTGCGCGTCGAGCATCTCCTGCGCCAGTCGGCGCACGCGCGCCGCGATGGAGCTCTGCGGGCCAGCCTCGGCGTCCACGCTCACGCCCTCGCCCGCCGCCGCGTTGCCCACGCCCTGCTTGAGCACCTGCTCGAGCGTCAGCGTCGCGAGGGTCTGCGTCACGGCGCGTTCGATCGCGGCCCGCACGATCGACTCCTCCGAACCCGGCAGCATGTTGCGCACGAAATCGCCGGGGCTCTGGCGCCGGTACACCGCCGTCGGGCGGAGGTGCACGATGTTCCCGTCGGCGGTCAGCAGCGACCCGTCGGTCCCCGGAACGAGCCCGAAGCGAGCGACGGCGCCCAGCTCATCGAGCGAACGAGAACGCTGGCCAGAGTTGAGCATGGGGAAGAACGAATCGTCGAGGCGCAGCGACTGCTGGCCCGTCTGCACGGTGACGAACTCGCCGATGGGGTAGGGCCAGCCCAGGTGCAGACCCGGGGGCACGTCCTGCTCGACGACCTTGCCGAAGGTCAGGCGGACGCCGCGCTCGGCCTCCTTGATCTGCTTGGCGCCGCTGAGCAGGAAGAGCCCGATCAGGGCGAGCATGCCGAGCTGGAGGATGAAGAAGGTGATGCGCAGCGCCTCGGCGAGCGACTGCTGCGCCGGGTCGAGCGAGACGCCCGAGGAGCGATCCTCGCGCTGCTGCGTGAAGGTCGCGCTCGCGGCGCGCCGGGGCTGCTCCGGGGGCGCTTCGCCCTCGAACTCGCCCAGCCCCTCGATCTGCGGGTCGCGCTCGCTCATCGCGGCATGCCCTCCGAGCGTCGCGGCGCGGGCTGCGCCGGAGCGGGCGTGCGCGATTCGCCGGTGATGCCCGGCAGGCGACCCGTCGCCGCGTCCATCAGGTTGCGCGGGTCGAGCAGCTGCATGCCCGGCAAGCTGGTCGGCACCACGAGGGTGACCTGCTTGCCGAAGCCCTCGCGGATCAGCTCGATGTTCTGGAGGAACACCGCGAGCTCGGGGGCCTCGTCGAGCTGCTCGAGCCAGCGGGCGGCCTCGAGGTCGCCCTGGTTGCGGATCTCCGCCGCCAGACGGCGCGCGAACGCGAGGATGCGGTCCGCCTGGCTCTCCGCCTCGTTGCGGATGGTGCT
This Phycisphaeraceae bacterium DNA region includes the following protein-coding sequences:
- a CDS encoding ABC transporter ATP-binding protein, with product MSAASTSSRPLVFPRAGSGAAAGQSVIACQQLSKVFKDFWMRSRVRAVDRLDLDVQRGEIFGLLGPNGSGKSTTIKIVLGLLHKSSGRVAVFGKLPTDVSIKKRIGYLPEETHLYPFLNSRETLDYYAKLFELDYKTRRKRIDELIDMVGLGAAQHRPVREYSKGMARRIGLAQALINDPELLILDEPTSGLDPIGSRQVKDLILELGRRGKTVLLSSHLLGDVEDCVDRLVILYGGKKRAEGTPDELLESRERTVIESESLDDATIAELDRIIHARTGRAIERVGKPRQRLEDLFLDIVDRARRERVETGGAQSGGATASFLRADEGEGDDLIGRLVEGEPPPAPAPAPGPGPGSAPQGAHEKAPERTAQSERDDVLGELLADAPKAPEKRPASEQARDPKKNAPPADVDRSVIDSLLDDDASGGGTR